GGATCGAGGGCCCCGACGCGTTCATTCGCTCGCTCGCCGCCTTGTTCGAGGGCTCGCGCGAGTCAACGGTGGAGACCCTCTACACGCTCGAGACACAGCCGCACGGCGAGCTCGCCATGGCCCGGATGCTCGGTACGATCGCGAACGGTGGCGAGTTCGAGTCGGCCTATCTTCGGATCATCACGCGCGACGGCAGCATGGAGTTTTTCGAGCCCGAGGACCTCGAGCTCGCGCGCTCGCGCTTCGAGGAGCTGCGGCCGAAGTGACTGGCGCGCTCTAGGAGCGCGCGAGCAGATCGCCCAGGATGCGCCGGCCCAGCCCGCGATAGCACTGCGCCGCGATCAGCATGTCGGCCATGAGGCGCTGTGCGCGGCGGCTGCGGCGCGCCAGCGCGACCGAGAAGTCGACGGTGCGCGGGCGGTACAGGCGGCGCGAGAGCCGCGCGCAGGCGGCGAGCTCGCCGCCCGGGCCGGCGCGCCAACGTTCGGCGTAGAGCGCGGGCGCGCCCGCCACGCCGGCCTCCAGGAGTGACTCCGCGAGGAGCCCGCCCGAGTCGAGCGCGTGCTGGATGCCCTCGCCGGTGATCGCGTCGTTCGCGGCCGCGGCGTCGCCGACGAGCGCGAAGCGCGGCCCGGCGACCGGGCCGCCGCCCACCGGAATGCTCGCCGCGTACGGCTCGCGCGGAAGTGACTCGCTGCCGGGGTAGCGGCGCGCCAGGAGCTCCGAGACCCGGGCGCGCAGCTCCGTGCCGTTCGCGCAGCCGAGCGGCGCCGCGATGCCCACCGACGCGTGGTCGGGGCGCGGGAACACCCACAGGTAGCCCGCGAACTCGCGCGTGAATTCGATCACGAGCTCGCGCTCGGGCAGGCCGAACACGTGGAAGCCCGCGGTCGCATAGCTCTCGACTCCGCCCGGCTTCGCGCCAACCAGCGCGCGCCGCACCACACTGGACGCGCCGTCCGCGCCCACCACGAAGTCGTGGCGCGCGGTCTCGTCGCCCAGATCCAGGCTGACGCCGTCCAGGTCGGCGGCGACGCGCCGCACGCGCGCGGCGCGCAGGTCGGCGCCCGCCTTGCGCGCGCGCTCGAGCAAGAGCGAGTCGAGCACGCGGCGCGAGAAGATCTCGATCGGGCGCGCCAGCGCCACCGAGAGCTCGGCGCCGCGCGGCGCGGTCATGCGCACCGCGTGCGCGGCGCGCGCGGCCGAGCGCAGCTCTTCCAGCTCGGGCCAGCGCTCGAACGCGCCCGGAGTGACTCCGCCGCCGCACGGCTTCTCACGCGGGTGCGACGGGTCGTACAGGGTGACGCGCGCGCCCGCGCGCGCGAGCCGCCAGGCACAGAACGAGCCCGCAGGCCCGGCGCCGACGATCGCCACGTTCATGGCCGACTCACATGTTGGTGTAGTCGGGGCCGTCGCCGCCCTCGGGGGTGGTCCAGGTGATGATCGCGTACGGATCGGCGACGTCGCAGGTCTTGCAGTGCACGCAGTTCTCGTGGTGGATCACGAGCCGTTTCTTCCCCGGGTGAGCATCGTCGGGGATCATCTCGTACACCGCGGCGGGGCAGAAGCTCTCGCACGGGTTGCCGTATTCGACGGTGCACTGGTTGGCGCACACCTCGGTGTCGGCCACGTGCAGGTGGTGCGGCTGGTCGACCTCGTGCCGCGAGCCGGCGAGCGCGACCGCAGTCACTTTGTCGAAGGTGTACTTGTTGTCGTACTCGACCTTGTTCTTCTTCTCGCGCTCCTTGGGCGTGAGCTGCGCGAGCTTCTTCATGTGCTCGTGGTCCGGGTGCGCGTGCACCATGCCGACCAGGCCGCGGCCGCCGGTGATCATGGCCAGCGCCTGGCCGTTCACGAGCCACGGCAGCTGGCGCAGCCAGCCGAGCCACTGCGGCATCTTCTGGGCGAACTTGAACGAGGCGTGGAAGTTGCGCGCCTTCTTGTGCTCCTTCGCGAGCCAGCTCGCGTCCCAGCGCGTCTTGTAGCTGGCCAGCGTGGCGTCGGAGAAGTCGTCTTTGCGCACCGCCTCGAGCAGGGTCTCGGCGGCGAGCATGCCGCTCTTGATCGCGAGGTGCACGCCCTTGAGTCTCTCGCCGTTGCAAGTGCCTGCCGAGTCACCCACCAGCATGAAGCCATCGCCGTAGAGCTTGGGGAACGAGAACCAGCCGCCCACGGGCATGGTCTTCGCGCCGTAGCGGATGCACTCACCGCCTTCGAGCAGCTGGCGCATGCGCGGGTGCGTCTTCCAGCGCTGCATCAGGTCGTGCGGGTCGGTGTACGGGTTGTCGTAGTCGAGCCCGGTCACGAACCCGATCGAGACACAGTTGTCCTTCAGGTCGTAGATCCAGCCGCCGCCGAAGGTGGCGGGGTCCTGCGGCCAGCCCATGGTGTGCACCACGCGGCCGGGGACGTGGTTCTCCGGCTTGATGCGCCAGATCTCCTTGATGCCCGTCTCGTAGGCCTGCGGGTTCGGGCCTTCGAGCCCGAGTGTGTCGATCACGACCTTGGTGCACGAGCCGCGCGTGCCTTCGCCGAACACCACACACTTGGCGAAGATCTGCGGCCCGGCCTCGAACACGCCCTTGTGCTGGCCGTCCTTGTCGACGCCGCGGTCCTGGACCTGCACGCCCACCACGCGCTTGCCGTCGAAGATCGGCTGCGCGGCGGGGAAGCCGGGGTAGATCTCGATCCCGCGCTCCTCGGCCTTGCTGCCGAGCCACTTCACCACGTCGGACAGCGAGATCGCGTAGTTGCCGTGGTTCATGAAGGGCGGCGGAGTCACCGGGCTCTTGAGCACGCGCTTCTTCGACATGAGCCAGGTCTCGTCGACCGTGCAGCGGTAGTGGAACGGGAAGCCCTGCTGCTCGAAGTCGGGGATCAGTTCGGACAGGCCCTTCGGGTCCATCATCGCGCCCGAGAGCTGGTGCGCGCCGAGCTCGGGCGCCTTCTCGATCACCAGCACCGCCGGCATGTCGACGTTCTGCGCCTTGCACAGATCGGCCAGCCGAATCACTGCGGCCAACGTCGCGGCTCCCGCCCCGACGAACAGGATGTCCACGTCCAGACGCTCGCGTTCCACCGTTTCGCTCATGGCGCCGCGAGCATACCGGAATCAGGGCTGGGGCAGCAGTACCCGGGCCGTGGCGAGGAACAAGAGGAGCGCCGCCAGCAGCACCAGACCGGCGAATACGAAGGGCTGGCTGGCGCCCGAGCTCTCGAACACCACGCCCCAGGAGTACGCGCCGAGCGCGCGGCCGGTGTGGATCATCGCCTGGCTGCGCGACAGCGCGGCGCCCTGCTCGTGCGCGCCGGTGGACTTCGTGAACAGGCTCGTGAATGCCGGGAACGCGATGCCCGAGCCCAGCGCCACGCACACGGCCGACGCGCACAGCACCGGGAACGAGTGAGACAGCGCGAGGCCGATGAACGCGAAGCCCGTCAGCCCGAGGCCGAAGGCAGTCATGGCCGACTCACCGAAGCGGCGTGACAGCGCGCCCACCGCGAGGCCCTGCATCGCGCCGAGAATCAGCGCGATCGAGGCCATGAACAGACCCACCTGCATCTCGCCCCAGCCGAAGCGCGCGGTCGCGAACAACGGAAACATCGACTCGATCACCGAGAAGCCGAAGAAGAGCTGCAGGAACAGGAACAGATACAGCCGCTGCGCGCCGCCGTGCACGTTCGCGAACACCCACACGGGCGCCGGCACGAGCGCACGGCCGAAGCCCTGCCAGCCCGAGTCACTCGCCACGGGCGCCTTCGACTCGGGCAGCGCCCACGCCGCCAGCAGGAAGTTCAGGCCCGCGATCGCGGCCGTGGCGTGGAACGGCAAGGTCGGGTCGATGCCGCCCAGCACGCCGCCGAGCGCCGTACCGACGACCAGCCCGACGCCCGACGCCGCGCCGATCACGCCCATGCCCTGCGCGCGCGAGCCTTCGTCGGTCAGGTCGGTCATCGCGGCCTGCGCCGTGCCGATGCTCGCGCCGAAGAAGCCGCCCATGAAGCGCGCGATCAACACCATGGTGAGTGACCCGGCGGACGCCAACAGCACGAACGAGGCCGCGGTGCCCAGCAGTGACACGAGCAGGACCGGCCGCCGGCCGATGCGGTCCGAGACCCAGCCCCACAACGGCAGGAACAGCACCAGCCCCACCGCGTACAGCGCCGTGATCAGACCGATGCCCGACGCGCCCACGCCGAGCGAGCTCACGAAGTGCGGCAGGACGGGAATCAGGATCGAGTAGCCGAGAAAGTCGATCAGGATCGTCGCGAACAGGATCCCGACCGCGAGTCTCGTGCCGGCGCGCGGCGAGTTCACGGCTTCCGGACCCGCCGGCCCGCCGGTCGATCTGTTAGATTTCGCGAGCGCGGTCCGGTCCATCTGGGCCCCATCGATTCCCGAGCACTATAAGGATCCATCACCCGCCGCGGGAGGTCGCACGCATGGAGCTTCGCGAGCGGCGACTCGCTCAGATCGTGCGCGACTTCATGGAGGGCTACGTGCTCTCGCAGGAGGTCGGGCGGGAGCTGCGCGCGGGGAGACTCGCCTTCGGCACCGTGGCCCGGCTGGTCGGCGACGCGGAGGACAGCGCGCTCTACCGGCTCAAGGAGGAGTGTCACGCGCTGTTCCGGCTGGACGACGTGCGCCCCCGCACCGAGGTCCAGGCCGAGGAGCTGTTCGACCTGGCCGTGGGGGCGCTGTTCCACGAGACCATGAAGTTCCGCGAGGGCTTCTATCTGACCGACAGCTACGGCCCGCGGCTCCAGCGCATGATGGCCGAGGGCTCGGCGTCGGGGCCGCTGGCCGACGCCTTCTGGCGGGTGTTCGAGGCGGGCAGCCGGCGCATGCTCGAATCCGAGGCCGAGGCCGAGGAGCTGTTCCGCGAGACACGCGACCAGCTCCTGATCGTGCTGCGCCAGCTGGCCGCCTCGGGCGCGGTAGCGCGCAGCCTGGTCGAGACCCCGGCCCGCTCCGAGCAGGTCTTCGCCATGCCGCTGTCCCGGCTCCTGGCCGACATCTACGGCACGTCCGAGCGCGGCTACCGGCTGGCGGTCGAGAGCCTGATCGAGAACGGCCACTACGCCGAGGCGGCCGGCGTGCTCGAGCTGCCGGAGGCGCGGGCTGCGGCGGACGGCGCACTGACCTACGCGCGCGGCATGGCGAGCTACTACGCGGGCGACAATCTGGCGGCGGTCGACTCACTCGCGCGCTGGCGCGACGAGGCCACGTCGTCGCCGGCGCTGTGGCGCCAGAGCGCGGGGCGCGTGCTCACGTCGCTCGCCACCACGGTCGAGCTGTCGGACCAGAAGCTCGCGGCGCGGGCGCTCGCGCTCGCGAAGGAGCTCACTTCCCGGCCCCGGAGCTGACCGCCGGCCGGTTCGCGCGCATCCACAGCCACGAAGCCGCGCCAGCGACGATGCACACCAGCGCGACCACCTGCGCGTTCGACAGCACGCCCACGAAGTCGGGGTTGCGGCGGAACACTTCGATCCACAGCCGGCCGAGCCCCGACAGCACGAGATACTCGCCGAACAGGAACGGCGACTTCTGGCGACGCTGCCACAGGATCGCGAACACGGGGATCAGCCAGAAGGTCTCGTAGAGCATGGTGGGGTGGACGGGGACGTCGGTCTTGGGCGTGCCTTGCGGAAACGCGATCGCCCAGGGCACGTTCGAGGGCACCCCGTAGTCGTCGCCGACCAGGAAGCAGCCGATGCGCCCGATCGCGTGACTCGCCGCCAGCGCAGGCGCCGCCGCGTTCAGGGTGTCGAGCAGCGAGATCCCGTTGCGCCGGGCGCCGAAGAGACCGAACGCGGCACCGCCCAGGAGACCCCCGTACCAGGTGAGTCCGCCGCGCACGAACAAGGTGTTCCAGATCGTCGCATCCGGGTCGCGCGCGAACATCTCGCCCACGTACCAGAGCTTGGCGCCGAGCAGCCCGCCGACCACGCACCACACCAAAAGGTCCCAGGCGGCGTTGCCCGGCCGGCCCTGGAGCTCGAACGAGCGCGCCGCCAGCCAGCCGCCCGCCAGAAACGCGAGCGCGACCATGATGCCGAACGTGGAGACCTGGAAGCCGTGGACCTCGAAGAGGGTCGGATACATGAGGCGGGGAGGATACCGAACCTAGCGGGCGCCCTCTTCCGCGCGGAGCTTCTCCTCGAGCCGGACCAGCTGCTCGGGGAAACACTCCTTCGCGCTGCGGATGAACTCGGCGATGCGGCGCGTGTCGAAGAAGTCGGGGTTGGCGTCGGAGAGCTCGAGTCCGAGCAGGCGCACGTCGCGGCGCATGCGCAGGAGCTCGAGGTCGCGCCGGTGCATGGTCTCGATGCCCGCGGCGGCCACGGTCTGCATGAGTCGCAGCTTGCCGATCCGGCCCGGGTGAGTGCGGTAGGTCTCGAGGCCCCCGGTGAGCTTCACGTACACGATCACCAGCCGCTCGCGGTGCTCCAGGCCTGCCCTGCGGTCGAGGTCCCACTTCTGGACCACCGAGTGCAGCGGCACGTCCTCGGTGGTGGAGCCGTCGATGTAGTGCGTATCGTGACTGATGCGCCGGATCACGCGCGGCACGAACAGGAGCGGCACGCTCGACGAGGCCAGCGCGGCGGCGCGCGCGTCGGCCTGCACGATCAGCTCGCGCAGGTGCTCGGGCACCAGGCCGGGAGTCAGCACGTCGGACTGACAGTCGCGCAGGTTGAACGCGATGCAGTAGAACGGGATGCGCGGCTGCACGTCGCCGCAGTATCTCTCGAGCATGCGCGAGAGACCGTCGGCCACGTCGACGAAACCGGCGCCGGCGGCGCCCAGCGCGGGCAGCACGTCGCGCACCAGGTGCCGGAGGAATTGCAGCTTCGAGGGCCGCAGCGCCAGGTCGACGCGGCCCGTGTACAGGTCGTAGCCCATCTGTTCGATCGCGTGCGGCGAGAGACCCTGGGCATACAGGAGCCCCGCCATCGCGCCCGCGCTCGAGCCCCACACCTCGGCGAAGTGTTCGGCGATGCCGAGTGACTCGAACAGCCGCAGCGCCGTGGCGTGGGCGAAGAGCTTGAGGCCCCCCGAGCCCAGGGACAGCACCACGCGCGCCTCGGGGTCCTGGCACACGGCGCGCAGCGCGCGGAAGCGCTCCTGCACCGCCGGCCGCGCCGCGTGCACCTCGGCGGGCACGATCTGCCACACGTAGCGGCGCTCGCCGCCGGCGCGGTCGAGCGCGAAGCCGTCGGGCGGCACCACGCGGTTGCGGCCCAGGAAGCGGATCTCGACCGAGCCGTTGGCGCGCTCTTCGGCGAGCAGGCGCGCCAGCACGGCCAGACGCGCGTCCTCGGGCGGCCAGTCGGTGACCGCGCCGTCGTGCGGCAGCGAGAACCGCACCGGCAGCTCCGACTCCTGGATCCGCCGCACGACCTCGTAGCGGCAGCCACGGGCGCGCGCGTCCGCCAGCTCCTCATCCGTGAGGAAGAAGGAGCCGTCCGCGGACTGGAAGCGCAGCGGCGACTCGTCGGCCTCGGCGGAGGCGTCAGGGAGCACCTCGAGCTTGATCTGGACGACGTGCCCCAAGGGGCTGGGCTCCCTTCGCGAGACGCATCGGCCGTGGGTGAGTAGCCCCTAAGCATGGGTAGGGTGGCCCTGCGACCCGCTGCCGGTCCGAGCCTCCGGATGGCGAGAAAGCTCAATCGTGACGCGGATGTACACGTGCGCTGCGCGCGCCTCCCGCGCTCCGGCTGCGGCCTCGTGGAGAAGTTTGGAGCGAGCTTCGGGCCCGCGGTCCGAGCGCGTTGACACCCCGGGTGGTCCGGATAGGCTTGCCCCCGGGAATCCAGGGTGGGAGACCCCATGAGCGATCCACAAGGAGCGCGCTGGCGGGCCATTGCCGCCGGCGTTCTATTGCTGGCTGGGACCGGAATCCTGAGCTCCGCCCAGGCCCTTGCCGAGAAGTCGCTCGCCGGCGGCGGCGCGGGCCCCTCGGAGCAGGTGCGCGTGGCGGCCGCCATCCGCGCCAAGCTCCCCCAGGTCGACCAGCCGCTCTCGGAGCGGATCGCGGCCAGCGTGGTGCGCTGTCAGCGCGAGCAGTCGCTCGCGCCCGACCTGGTGCTGGCCGTGCTCGCCCAGGAGTCGAGCGGGCGCCCCGGCGCGCGCAGCTCGGCGGGCGCGATCGGCCTGATGCAGGTCATGCCGTACATGTACGAGGAGCTGGCGCTGCCCGGCGGCGTTGCCCACGTGGAAGCGAACATCGAGGCGGGCTGCCGGCTCCTGGCCGACAACATCCGCCGGCTTGGCGAGGACGAAGGCATCAGCGCCTACTGTTGGGGCAACCAGATCGGCAACGACCGCTACCTGCGTCGTGTGAAGAAGCTGCGCCGGGACTTCCGCCCCTACCTCGTCCCCGAAGTCGCGAGCGCGCGGATCCAGGGATGAAGCGCGGGTCGAGGCGCGCCGCGCGATCAGCGCGCTCGACGCACTTCGACGAACGCGGCCGCGCGCGCATGGTCGACGTGGGCGCGAAGACCGAGACCGCCCGCGAAGCGATCGCGCGCGGCCAGGTCGCGCTCTCGCGCGAGGCGCTGGGCATGGTCACGTCGGGATCGGCCGCCAAAGGCGACGTGCTCGGTGTGGCGCGCATCGCCGCGATCCAGGCCGCGAAGCGCACGTCGGAGTGGATCCCGCTGTGTCACGCGCTCCCGCTCGACGCGCTCGAGGTCGACTTTCGCACCGAGTCCGACCCGCCGCGCATCGAGATCGAGGCGCGCGCGCGCACGACCGCGAAGACCGGGGTCGAGATGGAGGCGCTGGTCGCGGTCTCCGCCGCCGCGCTCACGATCTACGACATGTGTAAGTCGGTCGATCGCGCCATGGTGATCGGCGAGGTCCGCCTGGTCCGAAAGTCGGGCGGAAAGAGCGGAACGTACACGCGTCCGGGCGGCTGAAGGCGTCTTGTCTTCGCTTCGTCCGTGGGGATAAGCTCGCGCCGCTCGCAACGGCCCATGAGAACCGGCCCCTCGCTGCTCGCCTGTGTTCTGCTCGGCGTACCGCTCATGGCGGGCAGCGCCGCCGTGCGCGCGGAGAGCCCCGACGGCGTGAATCGCGTGGACCTGATTCCCACCGAGCGCGCAGCCTGGTCGCCCAAGAACCTGGGCATCGGCGTGACCAGCGTGCTGGGCGGCT
The genomic region above belongs to Myxococcota bacterium and contains:
- a CDS encoding NAD(P)/FAD-dependent oxidoreductase codes for the protein MNVAIVGAGPAGSFCAWRLARAGARVTLYDPSHPREKPCGGGVTPGAFERWPELEELRSAARAAHAVRMTAPRGAELSVALARPIEIFSRRVLDSLLLERARKAGADLRAARVRRVAADLDGVSLDLGDETARHDFVVGADGASSVVRRALVGAKPGGVESYATAGFHVFGLPERELVIEFTREFAGYLWVFPRPDHASVGIAAPLGCANGTELRARVSELLARRYPGSESLPREPYAASIPVGGGPVAGPRFALVGDAAAANDAITGEGIQHALDSGGLLAESLLEAGVAGAPALYAERWRAGPGGELAACARLSRRLYRPRTVDFSVALARRSRRAQRLMADMLIAAQCYRGLGRRILGDLLARS
- a CDS encoding electron transfer flavoprotein-ubiquinone oxidoreductase — protein: MSETVERERLDVDILFVGAGAATLAAVIRLADLCKAQNVDMPAVLVIEKAPELGAHQLSGAMMDPKGLSELIPDFEQQGFPFHYRCTVDETWLMSKKRVLKSPVTPPPFMNHGNYAISLSDVVKWLGSKAEERGIEIYPGFPAAQPIFDGKRVVGVQVQDRGVDKDGQHKGVFEAGPQIFAKCVVFGEGTRGSCTKVVIDTLGLEGPNPQAYETGIKEIWRIKPENHVPGRVVHTMGWPQDPATFGGGWIYDLKDNCVSIGFVTGLDYDNPYTDPHDLMQRWKTHPRMRQLLEGGECIRYGAKTMPVGGWFSFPKLYGDGFMLVGDSAGTCNGERLKGVHLAIKSGMLAAETLLEAVRKDDFSDATLASYKTRWDASWLAKEHKKARNFHASFKFAQKMPQWLGWLRQLPWLVNGQALAMITGGRGLVGMVHAHPDHEHMKKLAQLTPKEREKKNKVEYDNKYTFDKVTAVALAGSRHEVDQPHHLHVADTEVCANQCTVEYGNPCESFCPAAVYEMIPDDAHPGKKRLVIHHENCVHCKTCDVADPYAIITWTTPEGGDGPDYTNM
- a CDS encoding MFS transporter; amino-acid sequence: MNSPRAGTRLAVGILFATILIDFLGYSILIPVLPHFVSSLGVGASGIGLITALYAVGLVLFLPLWGWVSDRIGRRPVLLVSLLGTAASFVLLASAGSLTMVLIARFMGGFFGASIGTAQAAMTDLTDEGSRAQGMGVIGAASGVGLVVGTALGGVLGGIDPTLPFHATAAIAGLNFLLAAWALPESKAPVASDSGWQGFGRALVPAPVWVFANVHGGAQRLYLFLFLQLFFGFSVIESMFPLFATARFGWGEMQVGLFMASIALILGAMQGLAVGALSRRFGESAMTAFGLGLTGFAFIGLALSHSFPVLCASAVCVALGSGIAFPAFTSLFTKSTGAHEQGAALSRSQAMIHTGRALGAYSWGVVFESSGASQPFVFAGLVLLAALLLFLATARVLLPQP
- a CDS encoding prolipoprotein diacylglyceryl transferase family protein encodes the protein MYPTLFEVHGFQVSTFGIMVALAFLAGGWLAARSFELQGRPGNAAWDLLVWCVVGGLLGAKLWYVGEMFARDPDATIWNTLFVRGGLTWYGGLLGGAAFGLFGARRNGISLLDTLNAAAPALAASHAIGRIGCFLVGDDYGVPSNVPWAIAFPQGTPKTDVPVHPTMLYETFWLIPVFAILWQRRQKSPFLFGEYLVLSGLGRLWIEVFRRNPDFVGVLSNAQVVALVCIVAGAASWLWMRANRPAVSSGAGK
- a CDS encoding patatin-like phospholipase family protein; amino-acid sequence: MGHVVQIKLEVLPDASAEADESPLRFQSADGSFFLTDEELADARARGCRYEVVRRIQESELPVRFSLPHDGAVTDWPPEDARLAVLARLLAEERANGSVEIRFLGRNRVVPPDGFALDRAGGERRYVWQIVPAEVHAARPAVQERFRALRAVCQDPEARVVLSLGSGGLKLFAHATALRLFESLGIAEHFAEVWGSSAGAMAGLLYAQGLSPHAIEQMGYDLYTGRVDLALRPSKLQFLRHLVRDVLPALGAAGAGFVDVADGLSRMLERYCGDVQPRIPFYCIAFNLRDCQSDVLTPGLVPEHLRELIVQADARAAALASSSVPLLFVPRVIRRISHDTHYIDGSTTEDVPLHSVVQKWDLDRRAGLEHRERLVIVYVKLTGGLETYRTHPGRIGKLRLMQTVAAAGIETMHRRDLELLRMRRDVRLLGLELSDANPDFFDTRRIAEFIRSAKECFPEQLVRLEEKLRAEEGAR
- a CDS encoding lytic transglycosylase domain-containing protein, giving the protein MSDPQGARWRAIAAGVLLLAGTGILSSAQALAEKSLAGGGAGPSEQVRVAAAIRAKLPQVDQPLSERIAASVVRCQREQSLAPDLVLAVLAQESSGRPGARSSAGAIGLMQVMPYMYEELALPGGVAHVEANIEAGCRLLADNIRRLGEDEGISAYCWGNQIGNDRYLRRVKKLRRDFRPYLVPEVASARIQG
- the moaC gene encoding cyclic pyranopterin monophosphate synthase MoaC — protein: MKRGSRRAARSARSTHFDERGRARMVDVGAKTETAREAIARGQVALSREALGMVTSGSAAKGDVLGVARIAAIQAAKRTSEWIPLCHALPLDALEVDFRTESDPPRIEIEARARTTAKTGVEMEALVAVSAAALTIYDMCKSVDRAMVIGEVRLVRKSGGKSGTYTRPGG